In Comamonas sp. lk, the following proteins share a genomic window:
- the ahpF gene encoding alkyl hydroperoxide reductase subunit F produces the protein MLDDQLKAQLAAYLERVQQPFELVASLDDSETSAKMRDLLQTIQSLRSDKITLRTDGNDARKPSFSLQRKGTDTQLRFAGLPLGHEFTSLVLALLWTGGHPPKVEQDLIDQIKALDGDYNFEVYMSLTCHNCPDVVQALSLMAILNPKIKTTVIEGGAFQQEVTEREIMAVPMVLMNGSVFGTGRMSIEEIVAKLDTGAASREAAKLSAKEAFDVLIIGGGPAGAAAAVYAARKGIRTGVAAERFGGQVNDTLAIENYISVLETDGPKFAAALEAHTRAYDVDIMNLQRAEKLIPAAQPGGLLEVQLANGGSLKAKTVILSTGARWRNVNVPGEAEYRNKGVAYCPHCDGPLFKGKRVAVIGGGNSGIEAAIDLAGLVAHVTVVEFAEQLKADAVLVKKLHSLPNVTVHTNAQTTEITGANGKVNGLRYKDRVTGEEHHVELEGVFVQIGLVPNTEWLKGTVELSKFGEIIVDAKGQTNLPGVFAAGDCTTVPYKQIVIAAGAGSTAALSAFDHLIRN, from the coding sequence ATGCTTGACGATCAACTCAAAGCCCAACTCGCCGCCTACCTGGAACGTGTGCAGCAGCCGTTTGAGCTGGTGGCTTCTCTGGATGACAGCGAGACCAGCGCCAAGATGCGCGATCTGCTGCAAACCATTCAGTCCCTGCGCAGCGACAAGATCACGCTGCGCACCGATGGCAACGACGCCCGCAAGCCTTCGTTCTCTTTGCAACGCAAGGGCACCGACACCCAGCTGCGCTTTGCCGGTCTGCCCCTGGGTCACGAATTCACCTCGCTGGTGCTGGCGCTGCTGTGGACGGGCGGCCATCCACCCAAGGTGGAGCAGGATCTGATTGACCAGATCAAGGCGCTCGACGGAGACTACAACTTCGAGGTCTACATGAGCCTGACCTGCCACAACTGCCCCGACGTGGTGCAGGCGCTGTCGCTCATGGCCATCCTCAACCCCAAGATCAAGACCACGGTGATCGAAGGCGGCGCCTTCCAGCAGGAAGTGACCGAGCGCGAAATCATGGCCGTGCCCATGGTGCTGATGAACGGTTCCGTGTTTGGCACCGGTCGCATGAGCATCGAAGAAATCGTGGCCAAGCTCGATACCGGTGCGGCCTCGCGTGAAGCCGCCAAGCTCTCGGCCAAGGAGGCTTTCGATGTGCTGATCATCGGCGGTGGCCCCGCTGGCGCAGCGGCCGCTGTGTATGCAGCGCGCAAGGGCATTCGCACCGGTGTGGCGGCAGAGCGCTTTGGCGGTCAGGTCAACGACACGTTGGCCATCGAGAACTACATCTCCGTGCTGGAAACCGACGGCCCCAAGTTTGCCGCAGCGCTGGAAGCCCACACCCGCGCTTACGACGTAGACATCATGAATTTGCAGCGCGCCGAGAAGCTGATTCCCGCAGCGCAGCCCGGCGGCCTGCTCGAAGTGCAGCTGGCCAATGGTGGTTCGCTCAAGGCCAAGACCGTGATTCTGTCCACCGGTGCGCGCTGGCGCAATGTGAACGTTCCCGGCGAAGCCGAGTACCGAAACAAGGGCGTGGCCTACTGCCCGCACTGCGACGGCCCGCTGTTCAAGGGCAAGCGTGTGGCGGTCATTGGCGGCGGTAACTCGGGTATTGAGGCGGCCATCGACCTGGCCGGCTTGGTGGCCCATGTGACGGTGGTGGAGTTTGCCGAACAGCTCAAGGCCGACGCCGTGCTGGTCAAGAAGCTGCACAGCCTGCCCAATGTGACCGTGCACACCAATGCACAGACCACGGAAATCACTGGCGCCAATGGCAAGGTCAATGGTCTGCGCTACAAGGACCGTGTGACGGGCGAGGAACACCATGTCGAGCTGGAAGGCGTGTTCGTCCAGATCGGTCTGGTGCCCAACACCGAATGGCTCAAGGGCACGGTGGAGCTGAGCAAGTTCGGCGAAATCATTGTGGATGCCAAGGGCCAGACCAATCTGCCCGGCGTGTTCGCTGCCGGTGACTGCACCACGGTGCCGTACAAGCAGATCGTGATTGCGGCAGGTGCCGGTTCCACGGCGGCTCTGTCGGCCTTCGATCACCTGATTCGCAACTAA
- a CDS encoding TonB-dependent hemoglobin/transferrin/lactoferrin family receptor, translating to MASAAATHTRALLAPLSVFHPAARPAIHPLALACALACASFAAQAQESALVAPTQTVAQASATVRVAAAHADRSAPVMKDVVVSASRDEQDADALPMTIDVIDAKQMEEGHVSDIRELAEKLPNVTVPRAPARFSLASSSAGRDQNSGFNIRGLEGNRVLMLVDGVRQPRGYSFSANTFGRDYLDLGLVQRVEILRGSVPALYGSDGMGGLVNFITVQPDDLLKGGKTVGGRVSASYDGSDNGKRVGATLAGRASPEWAWLVSAGIGRSSALENMGTVGGVGSTRTEPNPEKDKSHSLLGRLVYTPSAVQKHVFTLEQVNKKADYALLTAQGTSLGGTVLDSNSKTEMNRWRASWQGQWQQLGWSLADELQLMASYQGSDSREWINETRRNLPYRERDVTYDENALQLHAQANKTLRWGTAVSGKFTYGMDYMRNKVVNEQNGITPAAGEQFPLKRFPNTTETSTALFAQADLHYGAWSLTPGVRAEHYSIKPKQQGFLPTVVSNSDSAISPKLGALFQASDAWSVYGNYAAGFRAPNAGQINAYFENSSQYYKNIPNPNLKPEKSNTFELGLRGRMERMKLDAAVFTGRYKNFILDQQLVSGTPGNRNDPGIYQSVNLEDVRISGFELKADYDWGKFAGGNWRTHAAYGYTKGTETKTDKPVNTISPQQLVLGVRYDTSNVGVQLSASHWAGKKAKDVPTTTAWLSPSATVLDLSAQWRIRPGTRLNVGIYNLTDKKYWRWSDVRGLTSSTQIVDAYSQTGRNLRVSLVQDF from the coding sequence ATGGCATCCGCTGCCGCTACGCACACTCGCGCCCTGTTGGCGCCGCTTTCCGTTTTTCACCCCGCTGCTCGTCCTGCTATCCATCCGCTGGCCCTGGCTTGTGCGCTGGCCTGCGCGTCTTTTGCCGCTCAGGCACAGGAATCGGCCCTAGTGGCTCCGACGCAGACGGTGGCCCAAGCCTCGGCCACGGTGCGCGTGGCCGCAGCCCATGCAGATCGCAGCGCCCCGGTGATGAAAGACGTGGTGGTGAGCGCCTCGCGCGATGAGCAGGATGCCGATGCTTTGCCCATGACGATTGACGTTATTGATGCCAAGCAGATGGAAGAGGGACATGTCAGCGACATCCGCGAGCTGGCCGAGAAACTGCCCAATGTGACCGTGCCCCGTGCACCGGCCCGTTTTTCGCTGGCGTCCTCGTCGGCCGGGCGGGACCAGAACAGCGGCTTCAATATCCGCGGCCTGGAAGGCAATCGCGTGCTGATGCTGGTCGATGGCGTACGCCAGCCGCGCGGCTATTCCTTCAGTGCCAACACCTTTGGCCGCGACTATCTGGATCTGGGCCTGGTGCAGCGCGTGGAAATTCTGCGTGGCTCCGTGCCGGCGCTGTATGGCTCGGACGGCATGGGCGGCCTGGTCAACTTCATCACCGTGCAGCCCGATGATTTGCTCAAAGGTGGCAAGACCGTTGGTGGTCGCGTCTCCGCCAGCTACGACGGCTCGGACAACGGCAAGCGTGTGGGCGCCACTCTGGCAGGACGTGCCAGCCCTGAATGGGCTTGGCTGGTTTCTGCCGGCATTGGCCGCTCCAGCGCGCTGGAGAACATGGGTACCGTAGGCGGCGTGGGCAGCACCCGCACCGAGCCCAACCCCGAAAAAGACAAGAGCCACTCGCTGCTGGGTCGCCTGGTCTACACACCTTCGGCGGTGCAAAAACATGTGTTCACGCTGGAGCAGGTCAACAAAAAGGCCGACTATGCCTTGCTGACGGCACAGGGCACATCCCTTGGCGGCACGGTGCTGGACTCCAACTCCAAAACGGAAATGAATCGCTGGCGCGCCAGCTGGCAGGGGCAATGGCAGCAACTGGGCTGGTCGCTGGCCGATGAGCTGCAGTTGATGGCCAGCTACCAGGGTTCGGATTCGCGCGAGTGGATCAATGAAACCCGCAGAAATCTGCCCTATCGCGAACGCGATGTGACCTACGACGAGAACGCGCTGCAACTGCATGCGCAGGCCAACAAAACCCTGCGCTGGGGTACGGCGGTCAGTGGCAAGTTCACCTATGGCATGGATTACATGCGCAACAAGGTGGTCAACGAGCAAAACGGCATCACGCCGGCCGCTGGCGAGCAGTTCCCGCTCAAGCGTTTCCCCAATACGACAGAGACATCGACTGCGCTGTTTGCGCAGGCGGATCTGCACTATGGCGCATGGAGCCTGACGCCTGGCGTGCGGGCCGAGCACTACAGCATCAAGCCCAAGCAGCAAGGCTTTTTGCCCACGGTGGTCAGCAATTCGGACTCGGCCATCTCGCCCAAGCTGGGCGCATTGTTCCAGGCATCGGATGCATGGTCTGTCTACGGCAACTACGCCGCAGGCTTTCGCGCGCCGAATGCAGGCCAGATCAATGCCTATTTCGAGAATTCCAGCCAGTACTACAAGAACATACCCAACCCCAATCTCAAGCCCGAAAAGAGCAACACCTTCGAGCTGGGACTGCGTGGACGCATGGAGCGCATGAAGCTCGATGCGGCGGTGTTCACCGGTCGCTACAAGAACTTCATCCTCGATCAGCAGCTGGTGTCGGGCACACCGGGCAACCGCAACGACCCCGGCATCTATCAGTCGGTGAATTTGGAAGACGTGCGCATCAGTGGCTTTGAACTCAAGGCCGACTATGACTGGGGCAAGTTTGCCGGCGGCAACTGGCGCACCCATGCCGCCTACGGCTACACCAAGGGTACGGAAACCAAGACCGACAAGCCTGTGAACACCATCTCGCCACAGCAACTGGTGCTGGGCGTGCGCTACGACACCTCTAACGTGGGTGTGCAGCTGAGCGCCTCGCACTGGGCAGGCAAGAAAGCCAAGGATGTTCCCACCACCACGGCCTGGCTCAGCCCTAGCGCCACGGTGCTGGACTTGAGCGCGCAATGGCGTATTCGTCCCGGCACGCGCCTGAACGTCGGCATCTACAACCTGACGGACAAGAAGTACTGGCGCTGGTCCGATGTGCGCGGACTGACCTCCAGCACGCAGATTGTCGATGCCTATAGCCAGACAGGCCGAAACCTGCGCGTGTCCCTGGTTCAGGACTTCTAA
- a CDS encoding ChuX/HutX family heme-like substrate-binding protein, with product MTETATPNPGTSALNTAVQIREQFAQERAKGLRIKDAAEAMGLSEGAVIAAHGGEHERALKALPLRAEWLAILQGLEACGTVMALTRNESTVHEKDGIYQNVSATGPVGLAFSREIDLRLFFMHWHAGFAVTEASANGNRPAMHSLQFYDASGRAVHKIFAREATDMAAWNALIERFAEPAAGYVFREAAAKPAPKADSEIDVPALTQAWSALKDTHEFFEMLRKHGAERQQAFSLVPEYCQRLEGDAVTRLLGDAAVDGVSIMVFVGSSGCIQIHTGPVSNIQPMDGANGVRWINVLDKGFNLHLRTDMIDKVWVVQKPTSDGVVTSVEVFDAAGNNMAMFFGERKPGQPELQSWRDLVAGLPRLSAATEAA from the coding sequence ATGACAGAAACAGCCACCCCAAACCCCGGTACTTCGGCGTTGAACACCGCCGTGCAGATCCGTGAGCAATTTGCCCAGGAGCGTGCGAAGGGCCTGCGCATCAAGGACGCCGCAGAAGCCATGGGCCTGAGCGAAGGCGCGGTGATTGCCGCACATGGCGGCGAGCATGAGCGCGCGCTCAAGGCCCTGCCTTTGCGTGCCGAGTGGCTGGCGATCTTGCAAGGCCTGGAGGCCTGCGGCACCGTCATGGCGCTCACCCGCAACGAATCGACCGTGCACGAAAAAGACGGTATCTATCAAAACGTTTCGGCCACCGGCCCCGTGGGTCTGGCTTTCAGCCGCGAGATTGACCTGCGCCTGTTCTTCATGCACTGGCATGCCGGCTTTGCCGTGACCGAAGCCTCGGCCAACGGCAATCGTCCGGCCATGCACAGCCTGCAGTTCTATGACGCCAGCGGCCGCGCTGTGCACAAGATTTTTGCCCGCGAAGCCACGGATATGGCGGCCTGGAATGCGCTGATCGAACGTTTTGCCGAACCGGCCGCCGGCTATGTATTCCGCGAAGCGGCGGCCAAGCCCGCGCCCAAGGCCGACAGCGAAATCGATGTGCCTGCGCTGACCCAGGCCTGGAGCGCCCTGAAGGACACGCACGAGTTCTTCGAGATGCTGCGCAAGCACGGAGCCGAGCGTCAGCAGGCCTTCAGCCTGGTGCCTGAATACTGCCAGCGCCTGGAAGGCGATGCCGTTACCCGCCTGCTGGGCGATGCGGCCGTGGATGGCGTGTCCATCATGGTGTTTGTGGGCAGCAGCGGCTGCATCCAGATTCACACCGGCCCGGTGAGCAATATCCAGCCCATGGACGGTGCCAACGGCGTGCGCTGGATCAATGTGCTGGACAAGGGCTTCAATCTGCATCTGCGCACCGACATGATTGACAAAGTGTGGGTGGTGCAAAAGCCCACCAGCGATGGCGTGGTGACTTCGGTGGAAGTGTTCGATGCCGCCGGCAACAACATGGCCATGTTCTTTGGCGAACGCAAGCCCGGCCAGCCCGAGCTGCAAAGCTGGCGCGATCTGGTGGCCGGTCTGCCCCGTCTGTCGGCGGCGACGGAGGCCGCATGA
- a CDS encoding ABC transporter substrate-binding protein, with the protein MTQPLNSRRAGLQWLGAAVLGAALPGLGHAQTQAAPARRLVSLSGALTEVVYLLNAQGLLVGTDTTSLFPDAAQKTPKVGYVRQLSAEGLLSLKPDSVIGTSEAGPAVVLDQIRQAGVRVSLVKAQHVWGDVQEKVKVVGRETGKVGEASALLERLDAQWQSVQAQVAKATRKPRVLFLLSHSGSPQVAGRGTAADALMRYAGCVNAIDQFDGYKPLTAEAMASAAPEVIINTTQGIEAMGGEAAFWKRPELALTPAYAKKALVTLEASHLLGFGPRLPSAVQALHMRTLQWVA; encoded by the coding sequence ATGACACAGCCGCTGAACTCCCGCAGAGCGGGTCTGCAATGGCTGGGGGCCGCTGTTCTGGGCGCGGCCCTGCCGGGACTGGGCCATGCCCAGACGCAGGCCGCGCCGGCGCGGCGCCTGGTGTCCTTGAGCGGGGCCCTGACCGAAGTCGTCTACCTGCTCAATGCCCAGGGCTTGCTGGTGGGCACCGATACCACCAGCCTGTTTCCCGATGCTGCGCAGAAAACGCCCAAGGTGGGCTATGTGCGCCAGCTGTCGGCCGAAGGTCTGCTCTCGCTCAAGCCTGACTCTGTCATAGGCACCAGCGAGGCCGGACCGGCCGTGGTGCTGGACCAGATACGCCAGGCCGGCGTGCGGGTGTCGCTGGTGAAGGCCCAGCATGTCTGGGGCGATGTGCAGGAAAAAGTGAAAGTCGTGGGGCGCGAAACCGGCAAGGTGGGCGAAGCCAGCGCATTGCTGGAGCGCCTGGATGCGCAGTGGCAGAGCGTTCAGGCCCAGGTGGCCAAGGCCACACGCAAGCCGCGCGTGCTGTTTTTGCTCTCGCACAGCGGCAGCCCCCAGGTGGCGGGACGCGGTACGGCAGCCGATGCGCTGATGCGCTATGCCGGCTGCGTCAACGCCATCGATCAGTTTGACGGCTACAAGCCGCTGACGGCAGAGGCCATGGCCAGCGCCGCACCGGAGGTCATCATCAACACCACGCAAGGCATAGAGGCCATGGGCGGTGAGGCCGCCTTCTGGAAGCGGCCCGAGCTGGCGTTGACCCCGGCCTATGCCAAAAAAGCCCTGGTCACGCTGGAGGCCAGCCACCTGCTGGGCTTTGGCCCGCGTCTGCCCAGCGCCGTGCAGGCCTTGCATATGCGCACCTTGCAGTGGGTGGCCTGA
- a CDS encoding iron ABC transporter permease encodes MNMSMGRAGAKPVAGLPKPAARWRSPSGRLSRGATLSLGLLLVLLAMVLGSASGAYAIAPGQLFGIAWDGLSGAAGGSAEHLVFLNIRLPRLLMGAAAGAGLGLAGALMQGLFRNPLADPGLIGVSSGAALAAGITIVLGGMYLPWLPRHLGSWALVAMAFGGGLAVTAVVYVLGQVQGTTRIGLMLLAGIAINALAGAGLGFLSFISTDEQLRNLQMWLLGSLGASRWSAVGLVGAAVALSVLAALALARPLNAIALGEAQANLLGVAVEKTKRRAVMVAALAVGAVTATTGIIGFIGLVAPHWVRLVAGPDHRVVLPGSALLGAALVVTADAVARTIVKPAELPLGVLTAFIGVPLFLAMLRQFRSKV; translated from the coding sequence ATGAATATGAGCATGGGTCGTGCGGGGGCCAAACCCGTGGCTGGGCTGCCAAAGCCGGCGGCACGCTGGCGCTCCCCGTCCGGGCGCCTGAGCCGGGGCGCCACCTTGTCGCTGGGTCTGCTGCTGGTGCTGCTGGCCATGGTGCTGGGCAGTGCCAGCGGGGCTTATGCGATTGCGCCGGGTCAGCTGTTCGGCATCGCCTGGGACGGGCTCAGCGGTGCCGCCGGCGGTAGCGCCGAGCATCTGGTGTTTCTCAATATCCGCCTGCCGCGCCTGTTGATGGGTGCGGCCGCTGGTGCCGGTCTGGGGCTGGCCGGGGCCTTGATGCAAGGTCTGTTTCGCAACCCGCTGGCCGACCCAGGGCTGATTGGCGTAAGCAGCGGCGCGGCATTGGCAGCCGGCATCACCATTGTGCTGGGCGGCATGTACCTGCCCTGGCTGCCGCGTCATCTGGGCAGCTGGGCGCTGGTGGCCATGGCCTTTGGCGGCGGCTTGGCCGTGACGGCCGTGGTCTATGTCCTGGGTCAGGTGCAGGGCACGACCCGCATCGGCCTGATGCTGCTGGCCGGGATTGCCATCAATGCCCTGGCTGGAGCGGGCTTGGGTTTTCTGAGCTTTATCTCTACCGACGAACAGCTGCGCAATCTGCAGATGTGGCTGCTGGGCAGCCTGGGCGCTTCGCGCTGGAGCGCGGTTGGCTTGGTGGGCGCTGCCGTGGCGCTGAGCGTGCTGGCTGCGCTGGCCCTGGCGCGGCCCCTGAATGCGATTGCGCTGGGCGAGGCACAGGCCAATCTGTTGGGGGTAGCGGTGGAGAAAACCAAGCGCCGCGCGGTGATGGTGGCGGCACTGGCCGTGGGCGCGGTGACCGCGACTACCGGCATCATCGGCTTTATCGGGCTGGTGGCCCCGCACTGGGTGCGGCTGGTGGCCGGTCCCGATCACCGGGTGGTGCTGCCGGGCTCCGCCCTGTTGGGTGCTGCCCTGGTGGTGACGGCCGATGCCGTGGCCCGCACCATCGTCAAACCGGCCGAGCTGCCCCTGGGCGTGCTGACGGCTTTTATCGGCGTGCCGCTGTTTTTGGCCATGCTGCGCCAGTTCAGGAGCAAGGTATGA
- a CDS encoding heme ABC transporter ATP-binding protein, whose amino-acid sequence MSEASLLECRGLGVGIGQGPRLATVNAGLKAGRFTAILGPNGAGKSTLMSMLVGERAAQAGQVLLDGLPLAQHSMAALACRRAVMPQDGSVAFDFTAQEVVELGRYPHRNQPSAQEESIVLAAMELTGVAHLAQRSINTLSGGERARSHLARALAQVWEAPQDGKARWLLLDEPTAALDLAHQHHAMRLLRNWAAEQGVGVVAVIHDLNLALRYADDVLVLGADAGVHSGATQQVLRPELVQQVWGMQCDTVRSSDGALQYIFVADSAMAA is encoded by the coding sequence ATGAGTGAGGCCTCTTTGCTGGAGTGTCGCGGCCTGGGCGTGGGCATAGGCCAGGGCCCGCGTCTGGCCACGGTGAATGCCGGGCTGAAAGCCGGGCGCTTTACCGCCATTCTCGGCCCCAACGGCGCGGGCAAATCTACGCTGATGTCCATGCTGGTGGGCGAACGTGCCGCGCAGGCCGGCCAGGTATTGCTGGACGGGCTGCCGCTGGCACAGCACAGCATGGCCGCACTGGCCTGCCGCCGCGCCGTCATGCCCCAGGACGGTTCGGTGGCGTTTGATTTCACTGCGCAGGAGGTGGTGGAGCTGGGGCGCTACCCCCATCGCAATCAGCCCAGTGCACAGGAAGAGAGCATTGTGCTGGCCGCGATGGAGCTGACGGGCGTGGCCCATCTGGCCCAGCGCAGCATCAACACCTTGTCGGGTGGCGAGAGGGCCCGCAGCCATCTGGCACGGGCGCTGGCCCAGGTCTGGGAAGCGCCGCAGGACGGCAAAGCTCGCTGGCTGCTGCTGGACGAGCCCACGGCCGCCCTTGATCTGGCCCATCAGCACCATGCCATGCGCTTGCTGCGCAACTGGGCAGCCGAGCAAGGTGTGGGCGTGGTGGCCGTGATTCACGACCTGAATCTGGCTCTGCGCTACGCCGATGACGTGCTGGTGCTGGGCGCAGATGCCGGCGTGCACAGCGGCGCTACGCAGCAAGTGCTGCGGCCCGAACTGGTGCAGCAGGTCTGGGGCATGCAGTGCGATACGGTGCGCAGCAGCGATGGCGCTTTGCAATATATTTTTGTAGCAGATAGCGCAATGGCGGCTTGA
- a CDS encoding DUF2798 domain-containing protein gives MNAIPSKPPGLKLHKRYTPFVFAFYMAGIMAFLMSCTIVAANSGLGSGFLQRVLSAYALAMPVAFCCVVLVRPLVLRLVAITVHSH, from the coding sequence ATGAACGCTATCCCCTCCAAACCCCCAGGCCTGAAGCTGCACAAGCGCTACACCCCTTTCGTATTTGCCTTCTACATGGCGGGCATCATGGCTTTTCTGATGTCCTGCACCATCGTCGCAGCCAATAGCGGCCTGGGTAGCGGATTTTTGCAGCGCGTCCTGAGCGCCTATGCCCTGGCCATGCCCGTGGCATTTTGCTGTGTGGTGCTGGTGCGGCCTCTGGTGCTGAGGCTGGTGGCGATCACGGTCCACAGCCATTGA
- a CDS encoding LysR family transcriptional regulator, translated as MPNLRAIETFVKALEGGSIASAARQLGISPAAASQNIARLERELGTRLITRTTRSMALTEAGERYLARVGPVLDALEKAQSDLSLIHGQLQGKLRIACMSAFGRHVLAPLLPAFTARHPQLEIELLIADRYVDVLKEDVDISLCYRDVLEPGMSVRQLASVPRFLCASPQYLQQHGSPQTAQELLEHACLLYRRERDGRLMRWPFTRDGQRSDPQQRIATIGNDIDALVEFAAAGGGIVWAGSFIVHDYVRQGRLLPLTLKPGRKGQLQFENAPLDFFACFKDRQYVPAKVRALVDYLLEELQQQAKLS; from the coding sequence ATGCCGAATCTGCGAGCCATAGAAACCTTTGTCAAAGCGCTGGAGGGCGGCTCCATCGCCTCGGCCGCGCGCCAGCTGGGCATCTCGCCGGCCGCGGCCAGCCAGAATATTGCGCGGCTGGAGCGTGAGCTGGGCACGCGGCTGATCACGCGCACCACGCGCTCCATGGCCTTGACCGAGGCCGGTGAGCGCTATCTGGCGCGTGTGGGCCCCGTGCTCGACGCGCTGGAAAAAGCCCAGTCCGACCTGTCGCTGATCCACGGTCAGCTGCAAGGCAAGCTGCGCATTGCCTGCATGTCGGCTTTCGGCCGGCATGTGCTGGCGCCGCTGTTGCCGGCTTTTACCGCCCGGCACCCGCAGCTGGAGATCGAGTTGTTGATTGCCGACCGCTATGTGGATGTGCTCAAGGAAGATGTGGACATCAGCCTGTGCTACCGCGATGTGCTGGAGCCCGGCATGTCCGTGCGGCAATTGGCATCCGTGCCGCGTTTTCTGTGCGCTTCGCCGCAGTATCTGCAGCAGCATGGCAGCCCGCAGACGGCGCAGGAGCTGCTGGAGCATGCCTGTCTGCTCTATAGACGCGAGCGCGATGGCCGCCTGATGCGCTGGCCTTTTACACGCGACGGCCAGCGCAGCGATCCGCAGCAGCGCATTGCCACCATTGGCAACGATATCGATGCGCTGGTGGAGTTTGCGGCGGCCGGCGGCGGCATTGTCTGGGCCGGCAGCTTTATCGTGCATGACTATGTGCGCCAGGGCCGGCTGCTGCCGTTGACCTTGAAGCCGGGGCGCAAGGGGCAGCTGCAGTTCGAGAATGCGCCGCTGGATTTTTTTGCCTGCTTCAAAGACCGGCAATATGTGCCGGCCAAGGTGCGTGCCCTGGTGGACTATCTGTTGGAGGAGCTGCAGCAGCAGGCAAAGCTGAGCTGA
- a CDS encoding pyruvate, water dikinase regulatory protein: MHTHTIFVISDGTGITAETFGTAIMAQFDTKPRIVRIPFVDSPDKVHQAIRQINHVASLESNKPVVFTTLVNQEHLDLIEATCKGKVFDMFGTFVRPLEIELGQKSLHRVGRFADISESKEYLERMEAINYTLAHDDGQTHTDLTGADVILVGVSRSGKTPTSLYLAMQFGLKVANYPLIPEDFERKQLPPALEPFRKKLFGLTIQPERLSSIRNERRPDSKYASLQNCRYEVAEAEAMMRRSGIEWLSSTTKSIEEIATTILQEVLPQHLGH, translated from the coding sequence ATGCATACCCATACGATTTTTGTCATCTCCGACGGCACCGGCATCACCGCCGAAACCTTTGGCACGGCCATCATGGCCCAGTTCGACACCAAGCCCCGCATCGTGCGCATCCCCTTTGTGGACTCTCCGGACAAGGTCCATCAGGCAATTCGCCAGATCAACCATGTGGCTTCCCTGGAAAGCAACAAGCCCGTGGTCTTCACCACCCTGGTCAACCAGGAGCACCTTGATTTGATCGAAGCCACCTGCAAGGGCAAGGTGTTCGACATGTTCGGCACCTTTGTACGCCCGCTGGAGATCGAGCTGGGCCAGAAGTCGCTGCACCGTGTGGGCCGCTTTGCCGACATCAGCGAGAGCAAGGAATATCTGGAGCGCATGGAGGCCATCAACTACACGCTGGCCCATGACGACGGCCAGACTCATACCGACCTGACCGGAGCCGATGTGATCCTGGTGGGCGTGAGCCGCTCGGGCAAGACGCCTACCAGCCTGTACCTGGCCATGCAGTTCGGCCTGAAAGTGGCCAACTACCCGCTGATCCCCGAAGACTTCGAGCGCAAGCAGCTGCCGCCCGCTCTGGAGCCGTTTCGCAAGAAGCTGTTCGGCCTGACCATTCAGCCCGAGCGCCTGTCGAGCATTCGCAACGAGCGCCGCCCCGACTCCAAGTACGCCAGCCTGCAAAACTGCCGCTACGAGGTGGCCGAGGCTGAAGCCATGATGCGCAGAAGCGGCATCGAGTGGTTGTCCAGCACCACCAAGTCGATCGAGGAGATCGCCACCACTATCTTGCAGGAAGTGCTGCCTCAGCATCTGGGGCATTGA